The Diceros bicornis minor isolate mBicDic1 chromosome 31, mDicBic1.mat.cur, whole genome shotgun sequence genomic sequence gcTGTGTGCACCCCTAGACTCTGCTTCGGCCCCCACATTTCTGGGGGGCGTCCATAAAATCTCATGTTGTGCACCGTGCCCCTCCTCCCAGACCCCCTCCAAAGCAGAGCTCTTCTCCCCACGCCAGCGTCAGAGCTGGTCTGGGCGGCAGCACGTCTCTTGAAGAACAGAGGGGTGTGTGGGcttgtggggtggaggacagaggGGCTTCTAGGGGTGAAAGTCCATGGGCAGAAGTGGAAGCCGCTGACAGAGACGCGGTGGGGGTCCTGGGCCCAGTGCCCATGGATGGCACAGTCGGGCCATAGCCAGGTCGTCTCCCGCGCTGACCCCTAAGATGAACACCCGGTGTCCCTCAGGCCCCAGAGGTGCAGGGCAACCACCCCGATGCTTCAGCCATCCCACCCTGCCCGGCTCAGCCCCCTCCTCCAGTCCTCCCCCAGGGCCCCCATCCATGAGCCAGGCACACCTGGTGGAGGGGAGTCTGCTAGCTTTATTCACAGACCCCAGGGGATGGGGGCAGCGAGGACagagatgagggggatgctgagGGGGGGGCCCTCCGCCCTCAGGCCTGGGGTCCAGAAGCCACCATGTGGGCTGCACGGGCCGAGGGTCTCTGCCCGGAGAGGCCTCCTGCACTGCTTTACTTCCAGCGCCCGCCGACCTTGCCCTTGGCCGGGGCACCAGCCTTCTTGCTGCTGTAAGTGGGAAGCAAATCGGTCTTGAGTGTCAGGACCCCGATAGAGCCCCTGTCCAACCCCTGGCAGACCCCCAGCCCTAAGAGCTCTGCCCACCCACCCAGAAGCCCCCGGCACACATTCCCAGCTCCAGTCCGATCATGGCCACTCACCTGTACTTAGCCTGACTGGGCCTGGGCGGCCTTATGCCGAGGCAGTTAATGGGGTTAGAGAGGGGCTGACACAGCCAGCCTGGacgcccttcccctccctcccttcccagcccgAGGGGCTCTGGGTGCAGGCAGCAGCAGACTGAAGGGACCCATCTTGGGCAGACCCCTAGCCGCCCAGGAAGCTGTCTCTGCAGATGGCTAACATCTTCGCAGTTACTTCGGCCTGGTGAGAGTTTGTGCCCCCCCAGGTCACAGCCTCCTGGGGTGGCAGAGGCCGGGGCCAGTGGGCATTCTGGTCCTTCACTCCAGGCCGGCAGTCCCCACCTGATGGACTCGGGACCTGGGAGGCCTCTGTCTCATTCTGGAGTCTCGGCCTCTTGGCCACTGATTAGAGCTGGACCTGAGGTGGGGAGGTCACTACCCCAAGGGGCGGTGGTCCTCGGGAGCCTGCCCTGTCTGTCTGAGGCCCTTTGCATGCCAATGGGCCAGGAGGGAACTGGGTGCCGGGTTAGGGAGAGGTGGCAGGGAGGACCAGAGCGTGTGAGCCCCGGAGATCGGCCCCTTTTGGACAACTTCTGGCTGGAGAAGGCCATACGGTGCCAAAGCTGGCTTCCGTAGAAGACCTCGTGCTGGCGGCCATTTGTGTGGCCGTGTCCTTCTTCAGGAGCCAGCCTGAGGACCCTGacatgcatgcacatgcacatacacgCATGCACAAGCACACACTCGCACACACGCACACCTTGCCGAATGGCCCACTCTCAAAGGGGCCTGCAGCACCCCCGGccctgcacagcagagcccaggAGGGAGGGGGCTTCACCCCCACCAGCGCCCCCCCAGGGAGGAGGAgcctgggagcagcaaggaggcagaGGCCagtagaaaagggagaaaaatcccATTAAACTCCCCAACTGCAAGCGGTCCTGGGGACCCTGTGCTCTTTGGAGTGTGAGCTGGCTCAGCAACCGGCCACGCTGGCAGACAAATCCCAGGGCGGGTGGAGCCGGGCCCACCCTTGGGGCAGCCGAGGCACAGGCTGCTCCACGCCTTTGCCAGCAGCTGCTGCCATGGGTCCCTCGGACCCCGGGGGGTAATCTTACAGACACAGGGATCATCGCCCCGAGGAGCCAGTGATTCTGGCCAGGGTCGCAGAGGGGCTGGTGACAAAGCCCAGGCCTCCTGATTCCCTGTCCCAGATCAGCTTTGTGATGACACACTGCTGGAGATCCAGGAGCCCAGTCTGGCTTTGCCAGGCCTCTCTGAAGGCCGCCCAGAACCACCCACACCCTGGGGCCTCCTGCTGGGCCTCCCCCCAATCTGCCGTCCTCCTGGGCTCTGGCGTGGGGGGAGAAAGGAGTCTGCAGGGCTCGGGGCACAGGGCCCAACATGCTGGCTGGAGTGGCTGGCCCATTAGTCTTGTTACTGCTCTTCTGAGGGCCGGCCGCCACTGGCACTGGCTAGAATTGCCAGGTCCGGGGCCATGTGCCCGGCGCAGAGCGGGGTCGAGCAGGGCTACTCACTGCTTCTGGGCCTGGTCGATGCGACTCCTGAGGTTGATGATCTGTAAACAACACAGACGGCTTACCGCGACGGGTCTGCGCAGGGCCGGGTGGGGCACGGGCTGGCTCGCCCTTCACCGTAGGCTCCTCCGGCGGCCCTCGCAGGCCCCAGTGCCACGCCAGGGCCACTCACTCCCTTACTGTGTCCTGGCTCCTGTGGTGGGAGGACACCGTCCCTTTTGGCTCATGACTCTGACTTACTCTTGGTGGCCTGCACTGGAGACCTGGGCCATGACACACAGCAGCTCCAGAGCCGGCCACTTACCTTCCAGCCCGCAGCAGGATGTGGGCAGGGGGCACGGGGCGGGAGGTGAGGCTGGCAAACAGAGCCCCTGACTGTCTGATGGCCACTGAGCTCAGAGCTATGCGACCTCTTGCTCCTCGGCCcacctgctccctcctcctgACTGCCTGGTGAGGGGAGACGCTCGGGGAAGGCAAGGCCCTTCCCCACCTGCCCACAAGGATGGCAGGTTGGCCTCCGAAGctgcagggctgcaggcaggggggAGGCGGTGGGAGGCCCCTGTCATGTCCGTGCCCGCTGCTGCTGACATCCTCGACGGCCCAGGTTTTTGCCATGCGAGAGGCTCACCGTGCATCGCACCCCACGAGCCTGGCCAGGGCTGCCCCTGGCTACTTACAACTTGGCTAGCATCTCCACTCTGGCCCGCATGTTCATGATCTAGAGAGACCAAGATGGTTATGGGGCCGGGCTGTGCACGGGTGTGTCAGGAGACAGTGGGCCCCCGCCTCAGCTCTGTGGACATGAGTGGGGCCAGTCTGGGCTCTGCGTGGGTGAATCCCATTTCTGCAGGCCAGCCCTCCCAGGCGAGCATCGAGAGAGTAGCAGTGGCCCCACGCCTGGACCCTACTGGCCTGCAGGGATGCATGTGCTCCGGGGAGCAGCCCTGGAAGGGGTATGATGGTCTTCTTTctgttagagatgaggaaactgaggcatggagggaCCAGACGACCTGACTAAGGGCATAGGGCTCCTGAAAAGGAGCCAGGATTCCCCCAGGTGTGGGTACTGGTCACCCAGCACCCTCTGTCTCGGTGGCTGGCTGGGACGGCAGTGGGAGAGGCCCTGCGAGTGTGAGCTGTCTTCCCCCGGGGACgctggaggagagtgaggggtGGGAACCGCGCCTTTGATGGAGAGGCTGGACGTGTCTGCATATGCATGGAGCAGGTTGGTCACCAGGGCTGGCACCCCACGTGGGCCCTGAGGGGACAGGATCTGCACAGGCTGCTGTTTGGAGTTGTGAGTCCCTCTCAGGCAACTCCAGGTGGCACAGTCGCAGACCTGGAAGAGCCCAGCCCCTTTGCCAGCTGCTGGGTGTGAGTGAGGAGGTGAggcccagggacccaggtgtgggccCCCAGGGGCTCCAGGGAAGCAGATGTCTTGGGCCGGGATGGCCGGGACGTGGATTTGCAGAGAAGGCTGTGAGGGGAGGACACCTGAGGGCCAGAGGAGCTTAGTGCCACCTGGGGTGAGCTCGTGACACTGGGGACTTTCTACAAACCTCAGGCGATTCAGAAACTGGACCCCACAGCCACTCCACCCTGCTGCTCCCTCTTGCCGGCCCCCAGAGCAGGGGGCTGATGGCTCAGGGGCAGAGGCCGGCCCGGAGGTTCCCAGCAGGAACGTGGCCTCAGCCGGGGGTCGGTGGGGACAGCCTGCGTGGGCTTTCTAGTAGGGGCCAGGTCCGTGGGACTCGGGGAGGCGGCTGCCCCAGCGGGTGGGTGAGCCGTGGGGCCCAAGGCTGGAGGGGTCTCCACTCACGTCATATTTCTGGCGCTTCAGTTTCTCCCCATACTCGAACTTGTCGGTCTCCAGCTGGTACAGAGTCTCCCAGAGCTCCTTGGCCTTGTCCCTGGGAAGGTGGCAAAGATGAGCCATGGCCAGATAAGCCCTGGATGGCAGGGCCCAGGCCACCCGCTCTGCTCCTCCAGCCACCACTGAGACCCGTGAGGCTGGCGGATCCAAGAACGCTCTGGCAGTGCCGTTGGGCCACCCCACCGCCAACCCCTCCTCCAGCGCTGATGCCCTCCCTCACCTCAGCTTGTCGTCGCCGAGATGGTCGATGTTGAGTGGCTTGCGTCTCTCAGCCAGAATCTTCTTCTTCATCTCCCGGGCCGTCTGCTTCTTGCCTCTCTTCTGGTCAGCCTGAGGGGACACAGCAGAGGGGCCTGGCCTCAGGAGGGAGCCATTGCACCGTCCAGCCTGAAGGCGGGTGGCTGGGGGTGCCGACAGAGGCCAGGCTGACCCTGGGCTCTGAGCACCTGCACGCACCTTGGCCAGGTAGCTGCTGTAGTTGGCGCCCATGGAGGACAGagccttcttcttcttcaagtCATCCTCAGCTCTCCTCttagcctcctcctcctccctccgagCTTTCTCCTCCTGTGGAGACCCCATCCCCAAGACTTCAGGGATAGGCCAGGGCTGCCCTCTGTGGGCAGGCTTCAAGGACCTGCCCTGGGCTAGGAACTTTCCAGAAGCCCCGGGTCCTGGTCAGGGTCTGCCCTCTTGCAGGGGTTCTGTGGGGCATGGGGAACTCAGTGAGTGGCTCTGGTCACTGGCTAATGTCGGGGGGAAGCTCAGGAGAAGGAAGGTCAGAGACCCTGGCATTTCTCTGGGCCCGTGGTCATCGGCTTAGGGTCCAGAGTGGGGAAGGGGCGCCCGGCCTCACCGCCAGTCTGTTCTGACGCTCCCTCTCCTTCTCGGCCCGGATCCTCTGCTGTTCAGCTCTCTCCGCACGGCGCTTCTCCTGTGGCCAGAGGAGCGGGTCAGCCCAGCCTTGCCAACACCGGCCCCCCCTGAGAGCGACCACTGGCCCCTACTCCCTCCCAGAACTGCCGGGACTCACAATTCTCTCCTTGAGGGCGAccagctcctcttcctcctttttccggGCTTCAAAGTGGCTGTCGATGAGAGCCTGCAGCTCCAAGAGGTCTTTGTTCTGGCGCTTCTTCTGGATGTCCTGTGGGCGGGGGAGCCGTcagttccctctcctcctcttgcACCTCGGCCCTGTCTGGCCCACCTCGTGGCAGCCAGCTCCTTCCTGCGCTCTGGCAGAGAGGCCCTGACTCTTCAGGCCACCATGAAAGCCGAGAGTGGCAGGGACATTTTGTCCTCGCCATGTCCCCATGGCCACTGTCCTTCTGGGGGCCCAGAGGCTGCCTGATCCCTGAGCCACAGGACAGGAATGGTGCCCCCCCTCAACCCCATGGGTGAGTCCAGGCCCTGCTCAGCTTTGAGGTCATCAGCACCCCCGGGATGCACTAGCTCTGACTTGGCCCTGTCATCTCCTCAGAGATGCCCTACATGGGCCAGGCAGACAGGAAACTGGTGAGCGAGATAATTTGTtggatagacagatggatgggtgggtagatggatagatggatgggtggctgGATAAAAGGATAGATAATGagaaggatggatgggtggatggaaggatgagtgggcagatggatggTTggtgatggatggatgaatgagtgggTGGAGGGACAGACAGAGGAAGGGAAATATGATGGATGGAGGAAAGAATGGATGTGTGGATGGGTAGGTGAGTGggtggatagatgaatggatggatggagagtgGATGGATATGTGGATAGGAGAGTGAGTGGGTGGATAGATCGATGgaaggatgaatgaatggatggatggatgatatgGGTGGGTGGAGGACAGGACAGATGGGTGGATGCATGGATGTGTGGATAAGaggatggatgggtgagtgggtgagttagatgggtaggtggatggaaggatggatggagagatggtgtgggtgggtgagtggatggacggatggggagatggatgtgtgggtggatggatgatgaatgggtgcagaaatggatagatggatgagtgCATGAACTGGTgactaaatgaatggaaagatgatggatagaaggatggatgtggggaggaaggaagagagatgtttATTACTGGAGGAATTTCCTCTGGTCTAAGAATGAATTAAAGGAAAATTGTCTGGAACCAGGAAGCCCTAGCTCTGGCTGCTTGAGAGGAGATGAGCTTCTTAGGCCTGGAGCCTGAAGGTTGGGGGTTGGAAGGCGACTATGTTGGTGGGTCCCATAAACTTACATCAAAGTCTACTTTCTCCCCTTCCGGGATCTTAGGAGCGGTGAGTCTGAAAAAGAGAGAGGGGCTCATGAGCAGGCAT encodes the following:
- the TNNT3 gene encoding troponin T, fast skeletal muscle, whose product is MSDEEVEHVEEQYEEEEEAQEEVAPPPAEVHEEVHEVHVPEEVQEDAAEEEREDEEEEKPRPKLTAPKIPEGEKVDFDDIQKKRQNKDLLELQALIDSHFEARKKEEEELVALKERIEKRRAERAEQQRIRAEKERERQNRLAEEKARREEEEAKRRAEDDLKKKKALSSMGANYSSYLAKADQKRGKKQTAREMKKKILAERRKPLNIDHLGDDKLRDKAKELWETLYQLETDKFEYGEKLKRQKYDIINLRSRIDQAQKHSKKAGAPAKGKVGGRWK